GTGCCGAGAAACAGCGCGGGCACGACGAAGGCGAACAGCGCCAGCAAGGGCAGCAGTCGTGCGGCATCAATCAGGCGGTTGCGCCGGTAGACCGCGCGCTCCAGAAACAATTGCCGTGCAGAAGCGGTCTTCGGCTCGCCTTGCCCCGGCGCATCCGACATGGCCCGCTACCCGGCTTGCGCGCCCGCGTAAAGCGCGCGCACGGTGCTCACCATCTCCTCGTTGGAGAAGGGCTTGGTCATGAAATGGCTGACGCCGTAGCTTTTTGCCAGCTCGCGATCCTTGGTCTGGCCGCGCGCGGTCAGCATCAGGATCGGCAGGTGCGACAGCGCTTCGTCGCGGCGCAGGTCGCGCAAGATCTCGAAGCCCGAGCGCCCCGGCAGCATCACGTCCAGCACCAGAACGTCCGGCGCGACGCGCCCCACCGCCTCGACCGCGCTCGTTCCATCGGAGTGGATGCGCACAGTCCAGCCGTCCCGTTCCAGCAGGAAGCTTATCGCCTCGATGATGTTCGGCTCGTCCTCCACGAGCAAAACCGATTTCGACATGAGCCAGCTTCCTCCCCAAAGTTGGGCCTCATGGCGCCATTAGGCCCCATTTTCGCGCCGTGTCAAAGCCTTGCCATGCCCTGCTCCAGGACCGACGGCTCACGGCGGGCCGCACAGTCGGCGCGCGCGCAGATGCGGCAGGTGGGTCCGACCGGCAAGGCGTCGGCCTCCGGGTCGGGGTCTTGGGCCACCAGAAGCATCGTCGCGTGATAGGTCTGCGCCGCATCAAACTGCACCGGACCTGCCGCGTGGGCCACCGCATAGCTGACATATTCCGCCCCGCCATCGCTCGCGATCCGGGCGCGGCGTGCTCGTCCCGGCGTGCTGAGCACGCTGAAGAGCGGCCAAAGCGGGCATCCTGCCCCGAAGCGCGGCAGCGCGAAGCCGCTGGGCTGCTTGCGCGCGATCAACGCACCCGACGCGTCGCAACTGACAAACCCGATATCGGGCAGCCACGGGCTGCGCGGAAGATTGGCGAGACGGCGAAACACGGCCTCGAGCGGGGCGTGGAACTGCGCAGCCAAGGCGGCCGGGTCGCAGGATGTGGCTTGCGCGGCCTCGGAAAATGGCTCCAGCGGCATCAGCTTTGCGTCCGCACGGTAAATCGCGAAGACGCGCTTGGCGTGGGTCCGCGCGGTGTGCGTATCCAGCTCGGACATCTCCGAGATGGCTTGATCGACGTCGGCGTCCGGGCCTTCCAGCGCCGCGATATGGTGTCCGCGCGCGTCGAGCGCGGCAAACACCGCCTCGGGCGGGGTGACGACGCCCTGCTCCTGACGCGACAGGCGATCAAGATGCGCGGCCATCGTTGCCGAGCTGTCGGCCAAACGGCGGCTTTCGGTGTCGATATTGTTGTAGAACCGCGTCTGCCAATCGCTGCCCAGATCCGGCGTCGCCACAAGGATCGAGGCGGTGGAGCGGATCGCGGCCACGGTCGACAGCACCTCGTGCATCTTTTCCGACAGAACCGGGTCGTGGGTCAGCCGGTCATTGAGCCCGCCGACGGTCTGCTCCAGCGCCTGAATCTGGCGGTGCTGCGCCGTGATCCGCGCGGCCCAGCCTGGAAAGCGCGCGACCAGCTCGTCGATCTGGTCCAGCTCGATCGGGGTGCCGTCCTCGGCCGCCGCTGCGGCGTCCTGCAGCTCGCTGACGACGGACTGTTCAGCCCCCTGGCTAAGCTGGGAGGCCTCGATCTGCAGCGCCTCCGACAGGGCCAGCAGGGTCTTGCCGCCGATTCTGCGGCGGTTGTGCTCGATCAGGTTGAGGTAGCTCGCCGAGATGCCGATCTGGCGCGCAAGGTCGGCCTGCTTGAAGCCGCGCATCAGGCGATGCTCGCGGATGCGCGAGCCGGTCAGGGCGGATTTCGGCATGGTCTCTCTCGCGATTTACAAGTCGGCCATGTGGCTTTTGTCGTGCAATTCCAGCGCGATGCCGCGCCGCTTAGAAAATAGGTTTACACTTTCTGCGCCTGCAATGTCCATTTGTTTACAAAGTTTTCTGACGCAACGTCGCGCCTGTTGCGTGAAATCGCGCCCCTCCCCGATACTGGTGAGGCTCGGGGGAACCATCCCGGCACGGCCCCTCGGAGGAGAGGCGGCCACAATCACTTAGGGAGGATTTTAATGTCCAAATCGAACTTCACGCGTCGTGGGATGCTCAAGACGTCGGCGGTTGCCGGCGGCGCGCTGGCGATGCCAACCATTTTTGACGGCTCCGTCTGGGCCGATGGCCACACGGGCTTTCTGAACGCCCCCACCGGTGACACCGTCACCCTGGGCTTCAACGTGCCTCAGTCCGGCCCCTACGCCGACGAGGGCGCCGACGAGCTGCGCGCCTACGAGCTGGCGGTCGAGCACCTGAACGGTGGCGGCGACGGCGGCATGATGAGCACCTTCTCGTCGAAGGCGCTGCAGGGCAACGGTATCCTCGGCAAGAAGGTCGAGTATGTGACCGGTGACACGCAGACCAAGTCTGACGCCGCCCGCGCATCGGCCAAGTCGATGATCGAAAAAGACGGCGCCATCATGATCACCGGCGGTTCGTCCTCGGGTGTGGCTGTGGCCGTGCAGGCGCTCTGCCAAGAGGCCGGCGTCATCTTCATGGCGGGTCTGACCCACTCCAACGACACCACCGGTAAGGACAAGAAGGCCAACGGTTTCCGTCACTTCTTCAACTCCTACATGTCCGGCGCAGCCCTGGCCCCCGTGCTGGCGGCCAACTACGGCACCGACCGGAAGGCGTATCACCTGACCGCCGACTACAACTGGGGCTACACCACCGAGGAAGCCGTGCGCTCCTCCACCGAGGCTTTGGGCTGGGAAACCGTCAACGCCGTGAAGACGCCGCTGACGCAGACCGACTTCTCGTCCTACATCGCCCCCGTGCTGCAGTCCGGCGCGGACGTGCTGGTTCTGAACCACTACGGCGGCAACATGGTGAACTCGCTGACCAATGCCGTGCAGTTCGGTCTGCGCGACAAGCTGGTCAACGACAAGAACTTCGAGATCGTCGTGCCGCTCTACTCCCGCCTGATGGCGAAGGGTGCGGGCGCCAACGTGAAGGGCATCTTCGGCTCCACCAACTGGCACTGGTCGCTGACCGACGAGGGCAGCCAAGCCTTCGTGAAGTCGTTCGGCACCAAGTACGGCTTCCCGCCGTCCCAGGCAGCGCACACCTGCTACGTGCAGGCGCTGCTCTATGCGGACGCCGTGGAGCGTGCGGGCTCGTTCAACCCCTGCGCCGTGGTCGAGGCCCTCGAAGGCTTCGAGTTCGACGGTATGGGCAACGGCAAGACGCTGTACCGCGCCGACGATCACCAGTGCTTCAAGGACGTGCTGGTTGTGAAGGGTAAAGAGAACCCGACCTCCGAGTTCGACCTTCTCGAGATCGTGGAAGTGACCCCGGTCGATCAGGTGACCTACGCACCCGATCACCCACAGATGCGCGATGGGAACGGCAATGCCGTGGCCGTTGGCACCTGCAACCCGGGCGCCTAAGCGCCCCGCCATACCGGCACAGTCTTAAACGCTGATCCGGGCCCCCTTTTTCGGGGCCCGGCTCTCCAAATGCAGCCACAGGCGCGGACCCCGGCGGGCGATGCGCGCACCACGAAAGGCAGGACAATGGACGCCATAATCCTCCAAATCCTCAACGGGCTGGACAAGGGGTCGGCATACGCGCTGATCGCCCTCGGCCTGACCCTGATTTTCGGCACGCTCGGCGTGGTGAACTTCGCCCACGGGGCGCTGTTCATGATCGGCGCGTTCTGCGCGGTGACCTTCTCGCGGCTGCTGTCGCTGTCCTACGAGACGGTGGACCCCACCAAGACCGACTTCCTCGGCAATCCCGCCAAGATCAACACGCCCTATGTGCAGGATTGGTTCGGGATGCAGACCGGATCGGTCATCATCGACTGGGCGGTGCCCCTGTCGATCCTGTTTGCGATCCCGGTGATGCTTGCCGTGGGCGTGATCATGGAGCGCGGGCTGATCAAGCACTTCTACCACCGCCCCCATGCGGACCAGATCCTTGTGACCTTTGGCCTTGCCATCGTGCTGCAGGAGATCATCAAGTTCTACTACGGCGCCAACCCGATCCCGACCCCTGCCCCGGCGGTTTTCGCGGGCTCTTTCGACTTTGGCACCCTGATGGGGTTCGACCCCAACACAATCATCTACCCCTACTGGCGTCTGGTCTACTTCGCCTTCGCGGTGGCGATCATCGCGGGCGTCTTCGCCTTCCTGCAATTCACGACCTTCGGCATGGTGGTGCGCGCAGGCATGGCCGACCGCGAGACCGTGGGTCTCTTGGGAATCAACATCGACAAACGCTTCACCATCATGTTCGGCATCGCCGCCGCGGTGGCGGGCTTGGCGGGCGTGATGTACACGCCGATCAACTCGCCGAACTACCACATGGGTATGGACTTCCTCGTCCTGAGCTTCGTGGTGGTGGTCGTCGGCGGCATGGGCAGCCTGCCCGGGGCCGTGCTGGCGGGCTTCGTGTTGGGCATCCTCGAGAGCTTCGCGTCCATGGCGATCGTGCTCGAAACGATCCCGGGGCTGAACCAGATCATCATCTACCTGGTGGCAATCATCATTCTGCTCACCCGCCCCCGTGGCCTGATGGGCCGCAAAGGCGTGATGGAGGAATAAGGCAATGTTCGGACTTAACAAAAAAGACTTCTCGCTTCTGTTGATCGTGGCCGGGCTGCTGCTTTTCGCACCCTTCCTTCTCAACCCCTTCCCCGAAGGCTCCGCCATGGCGCAGTTCAACGGGGGCTACCCGGACCTGATGCAGCGTCTTGTGATCTTCGGCATCTTCGCGGTGGGCTTCAACATCCTGTTCGGCCTGACCGGCTATCTCAGCTTCGGTCACGCGGCCTTCCTGGGTGTCGGCTCCTACGCGGCGATCTGGATGATGAAGCTTCTGACCATGAACGTCGTGCCCGCCATCATCATGGCGGTGATCTTCGCGGGCCTCTTCGCGCTGGTCGTGGGCTACATCTCGCTGCGCCGCTCGGGCATCTACTTCTCTATCCTGACGCTGGCCTTCGCGCAGATGTCCTATGCGCTGGCCTACTCGGTGCTGACGCCCATCACGGGCGGCGAGACAGGGTTGCAGCCCAAGCTGGCCGATCCGCGCC
The nucleotide sequence above comes from Litoreibacter ponti. Encoded proteins:
- a CDS encoding response regulator transcription factor, with product MSKSVLLVEDEPNIIEAISFLLERDGWTVRIHSDGTSAVEAVGRVAPDVLVLDVMLPGRSGFEILRDLRRDEALSHLPILMLTARGQTKDRELAKSYGVSHFMTKPFSNEEMVSTVRALYAGAQAG
- a CDS encoding short-chain fatty acyl-CoA regulator family protein translates to MPKSALTGSRIREHRLMRGFKQADLARQIGISASYLNLIEHNRRRIGGKTLLALSEALQIEASQLSQGAEQSVVSELQDAAAAAEDGTPIELDQIDELVARFPGWAARITAQHRQIQALEQTVGGLNDRLTHDPVLSEKMHEVLSTVAAIRSTASILVATPDLGSDWQTRFYNNIDTESRRLADSSATMAAHLDRLSRQEQGVVTPPEAVFAALDARGHHIAALEGPDADVDQAISEMSELDTHTARTHAKRVFAIYRADAKLMPLEPFSEAAQATSCDPAALAAQFHAPLEAVFRRLANLPRSPWLPDIGFVSCDASGALIARKQPSGFALPRFGAGCPLWPLFSVLSTPGRARRARIASDGGAEYVSYAVAHAAGPVQFDAAQTYHATMLLVAQDPDPEADALPVGPTCRICARADCAARREPSVLEQGMARL
- a CDS encoding substrate-binding protein, which encodes MSKSNFTRRGMLKTSAVAGGALAMPTIFDGSVWADGHTGFLNAPTGDTVTLGFNVPQSGPYADEGADELRAYELAVEHLNGGGDGGMMSTFSSKALQGNGILGKKVEYVTGDTQTKSDAARASAKSMIEKDGAIMITGGSSSGVAVAVQALCQEAGVIFMAGLTHSNDTTGKDKKANGFRHFFNSYMSGAALAPVLAANYGTDRKAYHLTADYNWGYTTEEAVRSSTEALGWETVNAVKTPLTQTDFSSYIAPVLQSGADVLVLNHYGGNMVNSLTNAVQFGLRDKLVNDKNFEIVVPLYSRLMAKGAGANVKGIFGSTNWHWSLTDEGSQAFVKSFGTKYGFPPSQAAHTCYVQALLYADAVERAGSFNPCAVVEALEGFEFDGMGNGKTLYRADDHQCFKDVLVVKGKENPTSEFDLLEIVEVTPVDQVTYAPDHPQMRDGNGNAVAVGTCNPGA
- a CDS encoding branched-chain amino acid ABC transporter permease; its protein translation is MDAIILQILNGLDKGSAYALIALGLTLIFGTLGVVNFAHGALFMIGAFCAVTFSRLLSLSYETVDPTKTDFLGNPAKINTPYVQDWFGMQTGSVIIDWAVPLSILFAIPVMLAVGVIMERGLIKHFYHRPHADQILVTFGLAIVLQEIIKFYYGANPIPTPAPAVFAGSFDFGTLMGFDPNTIIYPYWRLVYFAFAVAIIAGVFAFLQFTTFGMVVRAGMADRETVGLLGINIDKRFTIMFGIAAAVAGLAGVMYTPINSPNYHMGMDFLVLSFVVVVVGGMGSLPGAVLAGFVLGILESFASMAIVLETIPGLNQIIIYLVAIIILLTRPRGLMGRKGVMEE